In Chryseobacterium gotjawalense, the following are encoded in one genomic region:
- a CDS encoding MepB family protein: MKTENLLYSNLKVVKQLIDDQCGFELTNLKLHSESVEYSACSFELNGKKVEYRVSKITPKKTGQFVTVWKRNKNGVTEPFDILDDIDFIIITSKSDHNIGQFIFPKSVLADKGIISQNGKGGKRGIRVYPSWDITTSRQAEKTQSWQTKYFFTIKNGNSAGPDLLRKLFDTDNPII, from the coding sequence ATGAAAACCGAAAACCTGCTTTATTCCAACCTGAAAGTGGTGAAACAATTGATTGATGACCAGTGTGGTTTTGAGTTGACAAACCTTAAACTACATTCAGAAAGTGTTGAATACAGTGCCTGTTCATTTGAACTCAACGGGAAGAAGGTTGAATATAGAGTTTCTAAAATTACCCCGAAAAAAACAGGGCAGTTTGTAACGGTCTGGAAACGGAACAAGAATGGAGTAACCGAACCATTTGACATTTTAGACGATATTGATTTTATAATAATCACTTCAAAAAGTGACCATAATATTGGACAGTTTATTTTTCCAAAATCAGTTTTGGCTGACAAAGGAATAATCTCACAAAACGGAAAAGGCGGAAAACGCGGAATTAGAGTTTATCCGTCGTGGGACATTACGACCAGTAGACAGGCAGAAAAAACTCAAAGTTGGCAGACCAAATATTTCTTCACCATTAAAAACGGCAACTCTGCCGGTCCTGACCTGCTGAGAAAATTGTTTGACACTGATAATCCAATCATATAA
- a CDS encoding chemotaxis protein CheB, translated as MIGGSAGSLDVLLKVLPGIDPLLAFPIIIVLHRKPGKDSILTDILASKTQLRVKELEEKEKIWPATLYIAPPDYHLLIENDRTFSLDASEKVNFSRPSIDVTFESAAEVYGENLVCLLLSGANSDGTAGLQKVKENGGRALIQKPSSAVVSYMPEYALEHVAIDAVLDIAEMPNYINNLGK; from the coding sequence GTGATAGGCGGATCCGCCGGCAGCCTCGACGTACTTCTGAAAGTATTACCGGGCATCGATCCATTGCTTGCATTTCCTATTATCATTGTGCTGCACCGCAAACCCGGTAAAGACAGCATCCTGACCGATATTTTAGCCTCAAAGACCCAACTCAGGGTAAAAGAACTCGAAGAAAAAGAAAAAATATGGCCTGCAACCCTCTACATCGCTCCTCCAGACTATCATTTACTCATTGAAAACGACAGGACCTTCTCTTTGGATGCCTCTGAAAAAGTGAATTTTTCCCGGCCCTCGATTGATGTAACTTTTGAAAGTGCCGCTGAAGTATATGGAGAAAATTTGGTATGTTTGCTGCTTTCCGGTGCCAACAGTGACGGTACTGCCGGGCTGCAGAAAGTGAAAGAAAACGGCGGCAGAGCGCTCATCCAGAAACCCTCGTCGGCGGTGGTGAGTTATATGCCTGAATATGCACTGGAACACGTGGCCATTGATGCGGTGCTTGACATCGCGGAAATGCCCAACTATATTAATAATTTAGGAAAATGA
- a CDS encoding PQQ-dependent sugar dehydrogenase, translated as MKKTLLLSGILSAALFYSQNIVLAEFASGLTSPVEIVNANDSRLFVVQQNGIIKIIQPNGTVNSTAFLNISTKITFNGERGLLGLAFHPQYATNGYFFVFYNNTAGNITVARYSVNSADPNTADPASEKIVLNITKPFENHNGGSIHFAPDGKLWISTGDGGSAGDPNNNSQNKNSLLGKMLRIDVNSTAAYNIPPDNPFVGIDGADEIWSYGLRNAWKFSFDLATGNAMIADVGQSQTEEINRMPVTQAGINYGWRCYEGNSAYNTTGCASSSTMTFPVAVYNHTGGKCSITGGYVYRGTTYPALVGKYIFADYCSTQIGILNGDNSIVWTSAFTGNNFATFGEDAGKELYVAAVNNGKIYKISTTSLATGENTPHSFNMYPNPASGKIFIDGLKTSNNTAEINNAEGRKVLETKVKDDQSIDISTLKPGVYFITISADHLKIYSQKVIIK; from the coding sequence ATGAAAAAAACACTCCTCCTTTCAGGAATTCTTTCTGCAGCATTATTCTACTCACAGAATATTGTACTTGCCGAATTTGCTTCAGGATTAACAAGCCCTGTTGAGATCGTAAATGCCAATGACAGCAGACTTTTTGTTGTTCAGCAGAATGGCATTATCAAAATTATTCAGCCAAACGGAACAGTCAATTCCACTGCATTTCTGAACATCAGCACGAAAATAACTTTCAATGGAGAAAGAGGACTTCTGGGGCTGGCTTTTCATCCCCAGTATGCCACCAACGGTTATTTCTTCGTTTTTTACAACAACACTGCCGGCAATATCACCGTTGCAAGATATTCGGTGAATTCTGCAGATCCGAATACCGCAGATCCTGCTTCTGAAAAAATAGTACTGAACATCACCAAACCTTTTGAAAACCACAACGGCGGCAGCATTCATTTTGCGCCCGACGGGAAATTATGGATTTCTACCGGTGACGGCGGAAGTGCGGGAGATCCCAATAACAACAGCCAAAACAAAAACTCGCTGTTGGGAAAAATGCTCAGAATTGATGTGAATTCTACCGCAGCGTATAACATTCCACCAGATAATCCATTTGTGGGAATTGATGGTGCGGATGAAATCTGGTCTTATGGACTTAGAAACGCCTGGAAGTTTTCTTTCGATTTAGCAACAGGAAATGCAATGATCGCCGATGTAGGGCAAAGTCAGACTGAAGAAATCAACAGAATGCCGGTAACACAGGCCGGAATCAATTACGGATGGCGCTGCTACGAAGGAAACAGTGCTTACAATACAACAGGCTGCGCAAGCTCTTCCACAATGACTTTTCCAGTTGCAGTGTATAATCACACCGGTGGCAAATGCTCGATAACAGGAGGCTATGTTTACCGCGGAACTACCTATCCGGCCTTAGTTGGCAAATATATCTTTGCTGATTACTGTTCCACCCAAATCGGAATTTTAAATGGAGACAATTCCATTGTTTGGACTTCTGCATTTACAGGAAATAATTTTGCAACCTTCGGAGAAGATGCGGGCAAAGAACTTTATGTAGCTGCCGTGAATAACGGCAAAATTTACAAAATAAGCACCACGTCTCTGGCAACCGGAGAAAATACACCGCATTCCTTTAATATGTATCCGAATCCGGCTTCCGGAAAGATCTTTATTGACGGTTTAAAAACCAGTAATAACACTGCAGAAATCAATAACGCTGAAGGAAGAAAAGTTTTGGAAACCAAGGTTAAAGATGATCAAAGCATCGATATTTCGACCTTAAAACCCGGAGTTTATTTCATTACCATTTCAGCAGATCATCTTAAAATTTATTCTCAGAAAGTAATCATTAAATAA
- a CDS encoding alpha/beta hydrolase: MKKKLLKITKWLTLICLALFIFKGCIAAKLEVPYIKPRATTQYWNLPTGSKIAYTHIEGKGIKKPYPIIYLHGGPGGYVYTKNIETLGALSESGYDVYLYDQIGCGLSERLEKVNEYTALRHVKDLEEIIRKIGAEKVILVGQSWGGSLAVLYAADHSDKVDKIVFTCPGAIKPANTSLEKMKAPDSLNLKDTESPNAKVLSIVLNPRYVSIGIWSRFFGKKLASDREVDGFLTSMANVFTKSHVYDPANALPEEGGAGGYCNLNTSVSYGSLKDPRIKLKNSKISVLVMKGQYDNIDWGYTKEYLDLFSNNKFKLVPNAGHQIFAEHPELYINTIKDFLTANP, from the coding sequence ATGAAAAAAAAACTACTCAAAATTACAAAATGGTTAACCCTTATTTGCCTTGCGTTATTCATATTTAAAGGATGTATCGCAGCAAAGTTGGAAGTACCATATATTAAACCCCGTGCAACAACGCAATATTGGAATTTGCCTACAGGCTCAAAAATTGCCTATACCCACATTGAAGGCAAAGGAATAAAAAAACCATATCCAATTATTTATCTGCACGGCGGACCAGGCGGATATGTGTATACTAAAAATATTGAAACACTAGGAGCACTTTCTGAATCTGGGTATGATGTATATCTATATGATCAGATAGGTTGCGGACTTTCGGAAAGACTGGAGAAGGTTAATGAATATACTGCTTTAAGGCATGTAAAAGATCTTGAAGAAATTATAAGAAAGATAGGTGCAGAAAAGGTAATTCTTGTAGGTCAGTCCTGGGGTGGATCATTAGCCGTTTTATATGCTGCTGACCATTCAGATAAAGTAGATAAGATTGTTTTTACCTGTCCGGGCGCGATAAAACCAGCCAATACCTCGTTAGAGAAAATGAAAGCACCCGACAGCTTAAATTTAAAAGATACGGAAAGTCCAAACGCAAAAGTACTTTCAATTGTACTGAATCCAAGATATGTTTCCATAGGAATTTGGTCAAGATTTTTCGGAAAAAAACTTGCTTCCGACAGAGAGGTTGATGGTTTTCTAACCAGTATGGCTAACGTGTTTACGAAAAGTCATGTTTACGATCCTGCTAATGCTTTGCCAGAAGAAGGAGGCGCAGGTGGCTACTGTAATTTGAATACAAGTGTCAGTTATGGCAGTTTAAAAGATCCCAGAATAAAACTAAAAAACAGTAAAATTTCAGTTTTGGTAATGAAAGGGCAGTATGACAACATTGACTGGGGGTACACGAAAGAGTATCTTGACCTTTTCAGTAATAATAAATTCAAATTAGTACCCAATGCAGGGCACCAAATTTTCGCAGAGCATCCCGAATTATATATCAATACCATTAAAGATTTTTTAACTGCCAATCCGTAA
- a CDS encoding ester cyclase has translation MKKLTATIQAFAVLLIMISILIFARGCTKTKNSGNPANLQAQIDSLQKELKNFRKDKELTEMRLAKFDSLDFDFYSNQKWDKFTHNHTNNIKVYYPDGSTSTGLYPQHIDLIKGQFVFAPDTKIKKHPVKFGSDDWTCVIGEMEGTFSKPMPIGNGKTIPPTNKKFKLSMATIAHWGPDGKMTEEHLFWDNQSFMKQIGLAK, from the coding sequence ATGAAAAAATTAACAGCAACCATTCAGGCATTTGCAGTTCTGCTGATCATGATATCCATTCTCATTTTTGCAAGAGGCTGCACCAAAACTAAAAACAGCGGCAATCCTGCGAACCTGCAGGCTCAAATTGATTCGCTGCAAAAAGAGCTCAAAAATTTCAGGAAGGATAAAGAACTTACAGAGATGCGGCTCGCTAAATTTGACTCTCTGGATTTTGACTTTTACAGCAACCAGAAATGGGACAAATTTACCCATAACCATACCAACAACATCAAAGTATATTATCCCGACGGCAGCACCTCTACAGGATTATACCCACAACATATTGATCTTATTAAAGGTCAGTTTGTATTTGCCCCCGACACCAAAATTAAAAAACATCCGGTAAAATTTGGCAGCGATGACTGGACCTGCGTGATCGGCGAAATGGAAGGCACTTTTTCTAAACCTATGCCCATAGGAAACGGAAAAACGATCCCGCCAACCAATAAAAAATTTAAATTATCAATGGCGACCATAGCGCATTGGGGACCAGACGGAAAAATGACCGAAGAGCATCTTTTCTGGGATAATCAGTCGTTTATGAAACAGATTGGCCTGGCGAAATAA
- a CDS encoding helix-turn-helix transcriptional regulator: protein MVQPFSIFQLTEEEIHKKEAFPAHLCQHDFEELVIGIEGNTEHFIDYKTTALDAPFVSFITKGKLHRLLPTQKEGLCKWWVLRFKSEFIPETTFQLYSCYHNRANMMIQHGIGFDRMVALTEMMFTEMQQPIPNLGVIRHLLCALLLVMESESKKAEAGEMEKQKKQSTVFKKFLELLEENFHRHEGVAFYAEKLSMSARNLNLICEKILHQTVTETIEARKLIEAKNLLINSDKTIAEIGFELGFNEKGYFTSVFKKKSGQTPSEFRDEMKKLIS, encoded by the coding sequence ATGGTTCAGCCTTTCTCTATTTTTCAGTTAACTGAAGAAGAAATCCATAAAAAAGAAGCTTTTCCGGCACATCTCTGTCAACATGATTTTGAAGAGCTGGTTATTGGGATAGAAGGTAATACCGAACATTTTATTGATTATAAAACGACCGCACTGGATGCTCCCTTCGTAAGTTTTATTACGAAGGGGAAACTTCACCGTTTGCTTCCAACACAGAAGGAAGGCCTCTGCAAATGGTGGGTGCTGCGTTTCAAAAGTGAGTTTATTCCGGAAACCACTTTTCAGCTTTATTCCTGTTATCATAACCGGGCGAATATGATGATACAGCACGGAATCGGTTTTGACAGAATGGTGGCACTTACTGAAATGATGTTTACTGAAATGCAGCAGCCTATCCCGAATTTAGGCGTTATCCGACATTTACTCTGCGCGTTACTCTTGGTCATGGAATCTGAAAGCAAGAAAGCAGAAGCAGGTGAAATGGAAAAACAAAAAAAACAGAGTACTGTTTTCAAAAAATTTTTAGAATTACTTGAAGAAAATTTTCACCGCCACGAAGGAGTTGCCTTTTATGCAGAAAAACTGTCGATGTCTGCAAGAAATCTGAACTTAATTTGCGAAAAAATACTTCACCAAACCGTAACGGAAACCATAGAAGCAAGAAAACTCATTGAGGCAAAAAACCTGTTAATCAATTCAGACAAAACGATTGCGGAAATAGGTTTTGAATTAGGTTTCAACGAAAAAGGGTACTTTACCAGTGTATTTAAAAAGAAATCCGGCCAAACTCCGTCCGAATTCCGCGATGAAATGAAGAAGCTTATTTCCTGA
- a CDS encoding YceI family protein, which produces MKKLFFILTLLVSVNFLSAQTTTWKDDPWHSKLTFTVTHQGFSSVFGLFQKFDIGIVTSKADFSDAVFTLSADMASVNTEVKMRDDDLRSPHFFEVAKYPVMTFKSTSVINTTGMKDRFKIIGDLTIHGVTKTVTLDMWYRGTHVDAMSKKTKAGFQIMGTINRSDFKVGPADPFDISNDVMIKMDGEFIRQ; this is translated from the coding sequence ATGAAAAAACTATTTTTTATTTTGACCCTTCTTGTTTCGGTCAATTTTTTATCTGCCCAAACAACCACCTGGAAAGATGATCCCTGGCATTCTAAATTAACATTTACCGTAACCCATCAGGGGTTTTCATCTGTTTTTGGATTGTTTCAAAAATTTGACATCGGCATTGTTACCTCTAAGGCTGATTTCAGTGATGCAGTCTTTACACTTTCTGCTGATATGGCCTCTGTAAATACAGAAGTAAAAATGAGAGATGATGATTTAAGAAGTCCGCACTTTTTTGAGGTAGCCAAATATCCGGTGATGACGTTCAAATCGACCTCAGTGATCAATACCACCGGAATGAAAGACCGGTTTAAGATTATTGGCGACCTTACCATTCATGGTGTAACCAAAACTGTTACACTGGATATGTGGTACCGCGGAACCCATGTAGATGCCATGTCGAAAAAAACGAAGGCTGGCTTCCAGATCATGGGCACTATCAACCGCAGTGACTTTAAGGTTGGCCCTGCTGACCCATTTGATATCAGCAATGATGTGATGATTAAGATGGATGGCGAATTCATCAGACAGTAA
- a CDS encoding NAD-dependent epimerase/dehydratase family protein, with amino-acid sequence MQTIIGSGGAIGIPLAKALKKYTDHIRLVSRTPKKVNETDELFPIDVNDLSQIDKAVAGSETVYVVIGFEYKLSVWQNIWPPFMKEVINACKKHHAKLVFFDNVYMYNRSAIPLMTEASPIHAPSKKGAVRQQLHEMIMNEVEKGSLTALIARSADFYGPDNKNSALNMMVVDQLLKGKKAQALGDPDKVHTYTFTPDAAEATALLGNTNDAYNQVWHVPTTKEKLTNRQWIQLVADELKVEAKIQTVPVWLIRILGLFMPVMKELPEMNYQYEQDYIFDSSKFEKRFGITATAPKDGIRMLVENLKTSKGLQR; translated from the coding sequence ATGCAGACAATCATTGGATCTGGAGGAGCTATCGGAATACCGTTGGCGAAAGCATTAAAGAAATATACGGATCACATTCGTCTGGTAAGCAGAACCCCAAAAAAGGTGAATGAAACTGATGAGCTTTTTCCCATCGATGTCAATGATCTGTCTCAAATCGACAAAGCAGTAGCCGGGAGCGAAACAGTGTATGTTGTTATCGGCTTCGAATATAAGCTTAGCGTATGGCAGAATATATGGCCGCCATTTATGAAAGAAGTAATTAATGCCTGTAAAAAGCATCATGCCAAATTGGTCTTCTTTGATAATGTATATATGTACAATCGATCGGCAATACCTTTGATGACTGAGGCATCTCCCATCCATGCGCCGAGTAAAAAAGGGGCAGTAAGGCAACAGCTACATGAGATGATTATGAATGAAGTAGAGAAAGGCAGCCTTACAGCACTTATCGCAAGATCAGCTGATTTCTACGGTCCGGATAATAAAAACAGTGCTTTGAATATGATGGTTGTTGATCAGCTTTTAAAAGGAAAAAAGGCACAGGCATTGGGCGATCCCGACAAAGTTCATACCTATACGTTTACCCCGGATGCTGCTGAGGCAACTGCACTATTGGGAAACACAAATGATGCCTATAACCAGGTATGGCATGTGCCTACAACAAAAGAAAAACTAACGAACCGGCAGTGGATTCAGTTAGTTGCTGACGAACTGAAGGTAGAAGCTAAAATTCAGACCGTACCTGTCTGGCTGATCCGAATACTCGGATTGTTTATGCCTGTCATGAAAGAGCTTCCGGAAATGAATTACCAATATGAACAGGATTATATCTTCGACAGCAGTAAATTTGAAAAACGGTTTGGCATTACTGCAACAGCGCCTAAAGATGGTATCAGAATGCTGGTTGAAAATTTAAAGACTTCAAAAGGCCTTCAACGCTGA
- a CDS encoding NADPH-dependent FMN reductase produces MNENLQHGQQEPIRILVFSASLRNDSLNTRLAKLATEVIDKNGGKADYANISDFECPYFNQDFEVNDFHPSGAEEFRKRILDNDAFIIASPEYNGSMPGILKNSIDWVSRFRPQPFNERHVLLMSASPSMGGGNQGLWSLRTPLVRLGADVFSAMFSLATAHNAFTPEGNIADETLAKRFETNLLAFIQLVEAAKHYPWMKKAWIEFLGEKPDPATERVE; encoded by the coding sequence ATGAATGAGAATCTTCAACACGGCCAGCAAGAACCCATACGCATTCTTGTTTTTTCAGCGTCACTCAGAAATGATTCGCTCAATACACGGTTGGCAAAATTGGCGACAGAGGTTATTGATAAAAATGGAGGCAAGGCAGATTATGCCAATATAAGTGACTTTGAATGTCCTTATTTCAACCAGGATTTCGAAGTTAATGATTTTCACCCTTCCGGAGCAGAAGAATTCAGAAAACGCATTTTGGATAATGATGCTTTTATTATTGCATCGCCCGAATATAATGGCAGTATGCCCGGTATTCTGAAAAATTCCATTGACTGGGTTTCACGATTCCGTCCACAGCCTTTCAATGAGCGCCATGTACTATTAATGTCGGCTTCACCATCGATGGGCGGCGGTAATCAGGGGCTTTGGTCTTTAAGAACCCCGTTGGTGAGACTTGGTGCTGATGTTTTTTCGGCCATGTTTTCATTGGCAACGGCCCACAATGCATTTACCCCGGAAGGAAATATTGCAGACGAAACATTGGCGAAACGGTTTGAAACCAATCTTCTTGCCTTCATACAACTTGTAGAAGCGGCCAAACATTATCCATGGATGAAAAAAGCATGGATAGAATTTTTAGGTGAAAAACCAGATCCCGCTACTGAACGGGTAGAATAA
- a CDS encoding response regulator — protein sequence MTEKNPIKETKKVFIFDDNLEILELCTEILEDIGCEVKTSPSTNSVEQQVADYMPHLILMDNWLPDISGIEATRLLKSNEALKNIPVLYFSANSNISALAEEAGADDFLAKPFDIDLFETTVKKYTDG from the coding sequence ATGACTGAAAAAAATCCAATAAAAGAAACCAAAAAAGTATTTATTTTCGATGACAATCTCGAAATTCTCGAACTGTGTACGGAAATTCTTGAAGATATCGGATGCGAAGTAAAAACCTCGCCTTCCACCAACAGCGTTGAACAGCAGGTCGCAGACTATATGCCTCATCTTATTCTGATGGATAACTGGCTGCCGGACATCAGTGGTATTGAAGCCACACGTCTGCTGAAATCCAACGAGGCCCTGAAAAACATTCCGGTGCTGTACTTTTCCGCCAACAGCAACATCAGTGCACTTGCGGAAGAAGCCGGCGCTGATGATTTTCTTGCCAAACCATTTGATATCGACCTTTTTGAAACGACCGTAAAAAAATACACGGACGGCTGA
- a CDS encoding sulfite exporter TauE/SafE family protein has translation METELLFYLCGAAFCAGFIDAIVGGGGLIQTPLALVFLPHLPVSTVIGTLKIPAFSGTAIATSQYLKNVKINWKLLGIMALIAFLSAFLGSQLLTVVSNDFIKPVLLFILIALAVYTLFKKDFGQAKEKQIPWHTAVINGCIVSVAVGFYDGFIGPGAGTFFILGFVTLLGMDFLHANTNAKLINLATNAGSISLFLLKGKIIWAIALPMAVCNALGGFVGAKLAIKRGNRFIRYVFILVIFLSIGRFGYEVMFK, from the coding sequence TTGGAAACAGAACTGTTATTTTATCTCTGCGGCGCGGCATTCTGTGCCGGATTTATTGATGCCATCGTTGGGGGTGGCGGACTCATTCAGACTCCTTTGGCTTTGGTTTTTTTACCGCATCTCCCCGTTTCTACGGTAATCGGAACCCTTAAAATTCCCGCTTTCAGCGGTACGGCTATCGCGACGAGCCAATACCTCAAAAATGTAAAAATCAACTGGAAGCTTTTGGGCATCATGGCGCTTATTGCATTTCTTTCTGCATTTTTAGGATCACAGCTTTTAACGGTCGTCAGCAACGATTTCATCAAACCCGTCCTGCTGTTCATCCTGATCGCTCTGGCTGTTTACACGCTTTTCAAAAAAGACTTCGGACAGGCAAAAGAAAAGCAGATTCCCTGGCATACCGCCGTCATCAACGGATGTATCGTGAGTGTTGCAGTGGGGTTTTATGATGGTTTCATCGGTCCCGGAGCAGGCACGTTTTTTATTCTTGGTTTCGTCACCCTCTTAGGCATGGATTTCCTTCATGCCAATACCAACGCCAAACTGATTAACCTTGCCACCAATGCAGGCTCTATTTCGCTGTTCTTACTGAAAGGAAAAATCATCTGGGCCATTGCGCTTCCCATGGCGGTATGTAACGCACTGGGCGGTTTTGTGGGCGCCAAACTGGCGATTAAAAGAGGCAACCGGTTTATCCGCTATGTGTTTATCCTGGTCATCTTTCTGTCGATCGGCAGATTCGGGTATGAGGTGATGTTTAAATAG